The DNA window GGCCATGGCCGAGGAAAGGCCAGCCGCACGTATTCTCCTGCTCGATAGCGGCTTTCGGATGCCTGCCCGTCCGCAGCTGCGACGGCAACCAGCACAATCGTGATGGTGATGACCCAGTACGCAGCATTGGAGGTCGACACGGCCAGCACCGACAGTTGTCCGGGGATGCGCGCGAATGCCTCTGCCACAGCGGCGATCCCGAAGCTGATGACCATCGGGACCGCGACAGCCGCGGGCACGACCACGGTCCAGAGCCGGCTGCCCCCACATGAGCGGATGTGCTCTGCGTACATACTGCGCACGACCTGCGCGGGCACGGCGTTCATGCACAATCCAGCAGGGTGTTTTCCAACCATGCGCGGGCATCCTGCCCCGCCGGGGTCAGGCTGTCCAACGCGCCGATCGTCTGTATCCGACCGTCGACGAGCAGCGCGATCCGGTCGGCGGTGAGCGCCACTTCACCGAGCAGATGGGTGGCGATCAGCACCGTGCACCCTTGGGACGCCAGTCGGCGTAGAAGTGATCTGAACCAAACGATCCCGGGCACATCGAGGCCGTTGAGGGGCTCGTCGAACAGCAGCGCTCGCGGCTCGCCGAGCAGCGCCCCGGCGATGGCCAGCCGCTGGCGTGCACCCAGCGACAGTCTGGCGATGCGCTCGGACCGTTGGTCGCGCAGTCCCGTCTCGTCGAGGACCGCCTCGATGTGCGCGGGACCGATCCCAGACAGCGCTGCCAACCACGACAGGTGCCTGCGCACGGTGTGCCCCGGATTCAATGCGTCGGGACCGAGGTGGACGCCGAGCAGCCGTCGGTCATCAGAGTGCTGACGGCATACGGTGATCGTGCCGTTGTCGGGCTGGTCCAGTCCCGCAAGCAGACGCAACAGCGTTGTCTTTCCGGCGCCGTTGAGGCCGAGCAGAGCGGTGACGGAGGCGGCGGGAAACTCGGCAGTCACTCCGTCGACGGCGCGTTGGCTCCCGAAAGACTTTGTCAATGCTTTGGTTTCGATCACAGCGCGATCACTCGAAGTTGCAGGGAATCGGGAGCCCGAGCGTCTTGATGCCACTGCACAGTGACTTGCTCGCCACCTTCCAGCGACCATCGATGCGCCGCCACTCGGCGTTGATCTGAACGGTGGGGGCGCCCTGTCTGCTGGCGTTGATGACGGCAGTGTGGCGATCGGGCTCATGGGTCTCGGGACCGGTCACCAGACTCGACCCGCGAGGCGGACGGAAGAATCCGATCCGATAGACCATCTTCGGCGCGATCACCGCACGGTTGCCGCCTTCCAATTGTGCGGCTTTGACCCAGTCGGGCGCCGGGGTGCCGACAAGCAGTCGAATCTGGGCGTCGAGTTCGCCCAGTGTCGGAACCTCAGAGGTGATCGCGAAATTTTCGTCGAAACCCGGCACGGCGTTCGCGTGCGGAACGGTACCGACCGTGGCCACCGCGACAGCGACCGCCACCCCCGCAACGACTGCCCTACGCGCGAACATCAACCGGCTCCTATTTAGAGGAAGGATTTCCGGTTAATCTAGATCAGCAGCCCGATTAAGGCAAGCCTTACCTTGATTTGAACCCTCAGAGCGCCCAAGTGAACACAGCCCTAGCGGGGAGGACTCGATACTTCTTCTCTGGCGGTTGTGTCCTCCGCTAGAACTGGCCGCTCATTGTCAGGTCCGAACTTGGGGCCCTACAGCATGCAGCTGACGCAATTTTCCACCTCGGTGCCCTCCAGCGCCATCTGGCGGAGTCGGATGTAGTAGAGCGTCTTGATTCCCTTGCGCCACGCGTAGATCTGCGCCTTGTTGACGTCACGAGTGGTCGCGGTGTCCTTGAAGAACAACGTCAGACTCAACCCCTGGTCGACGTGCTGGGTCGCGGCGGCGTAGGTGTCGATGATCTTCTCGTAGCCGATCTCGTAGGCATCCTTGTAGTACTCGAGGTTGTCGTTCGTCAAATAGGGCGCCGGGTAGTACACGCGGCCGATCTTGCCTTCCTTGCGGATCTCGATCCTGCTCGCCACCGGGTGGATGGAGCTCGTCGAGTTGTTGATGTAGCTGATGGACCCCGTCGGCGGAACGGCCTGCAGGTTCTGGTTGTAGATGCCGTCCTTCTGCACCGACTCCTTGAGTCGCGTCCAGTCCTCTTGCGTCGGAATCCGAATGCCGGCTTTTTCGAACAGCTGCTTCACCCGGTCGGTCTTGGGCTCCCACACCTGCTCGGTGTACTTGTCGAAGAACTCCCCCGACGCATACTTCGACTTCTCGAAACCCTTGAAGTGCGAGCCACGTTCGATCGCAATACGGTTCGATGCCCGCAGGGCGTGATACAGCACGGTATAGAAGTAGATGTTGGTGAAGTCCACACCCTCTTCGGAGCCGTAGTGCACCCGCTCCCGCGCCAGGTAACCGTGCAGGTTCATCTGCCCCAGGCCGATCGCATGGGAGTCGTTGTTGCCCTGCTCGATCGACGGCACCGACCAGATGTGCGTCTGGTCGGACACGGCTGTCAACGCTCGGATCGCCACCTCGATGCTCTGCGCGAAGTCCGGCGAGTCCATCGTCTTGGCAATGTTGAGCGAGCCGAGGTTGCACGAGATGTCCTTGCCCACTTGGGAGTAGGTCAAGTCCTCGTTGAAAACCGACGGCGTGGACACCTGCAGGATCTCCGAGCACAGGTTGCTATGGGTGATCTTGCCGTCGATCGGGTTGGCACGGTTCACCGTGTCCTCGTACATGATGTACGGGTAACCCGACTCGAACTGCAGCTCGGCCAGCGTCTGGAAGAACTCGCGCGCCTTGATCTTCGTCTTGCGGATCCGCGCGTCGTCGACCATCTCGTAGTACTTCTCGGTGACAGAGATATCAGCGAACGGCAGACCGTAGACACGCTCGACGTCGTACGGCGAGAACAGGTACATGTCGTCGTTGTTCTTGGCCAGCTCGAACGTGATGTCGGGGATCACCACACCGAGCGACAGCGTCTTGATGCGGATCTTCTCGTCGGCGTTCTCGCGCTTGGTGTCCAGGAAGCGGTAGATATCGGGGTGATGGGCATGCAGGTAGACCGCTCCGGCGCCCTGCCTCGCGCCCAACTGATTGGCGTAGGAGAACGAGTCCTCCAACAGCTTCATGATGGGGATGACGCCCGAGCTCTGATTCTCGATGTTCTTGATCGGTGCGCCGTGCTCGCGAATGTTGGTCAGCAGCAAGGCAACCCCGCCGCCGCGCTTCGACAGCTGCAGCGCCGAGTTGATGGAGCGCCCGATGGACTCCATGTTGTCCTCGATGCGCAGCAAAAAGCAATTGTGCACGACCGTGCCACGAATCGTGTAGGTGTGCGTGCCCTCGACGTGAAGGTTGTACACCTTCTCCGGAACTTCATGCGTACGTTTGACGTCGCGGACACCGTATACGTGGCGCCCATGGACGACTTGGTATGTCTTGCGGGACGTTCCCTTCTGCCCCACATAGTTGTGCAGGTTCTTGCCGACGTCGAAGATGAAGTCCTCGTTGGCGCCGGGCAGCCCAGGCACGAAGACCTGCCCCGTGATGTTGCCGGCCCGGTTGGTGTACTGGCGAACTCGGGACATGATGCCGACCCGGCGCAGAAGCAGTTGCACCTGATCGATCAGTTCGGGGTTGACCAGATCGAGCACCATCCCGCCGGTCGTACTGCAACCGTCCCCGCGGAACAATCCGTCCAACAGACCACGCTGAAATTCATCGTCCGCCGTCAGGACCTCGTGGGACAATCGCTTCAGGTGGTATCCAGTGCCAACCATCGAGAGGAAGAGCGAAGCCACGGCCTTGCTATTGCACACCATACGCACCGACTGGTCCGAGGCGCTCTGGTGCACGGCTAGGTCAGCCGCGAACACTCGCTTGAAGGCCGCAGCCAACTCCTGCTGGTACTCGAGTTCGTGAGTGCCGATCGTGAAGTGGATACCGTTGGGCGTCGTCGGGCCATCCGGCCCCGACCGCTTGGAGATGTGGCCTTCGGCGACATACCAGCCGAGGATGAGGCCGAGGTCGTAGGACTCCTCGACGTAGCGATTCACCGAAACGAACCGCATGCTGTGGCGCTGCTTGTTTCGGTGTTTCAGGTCCGTGTTGACCTTGCAAAGGAGCCCGTCGACCTCTTCGTATTCACCTTTGCCGATGTGTTCCATCAGGTCGTGCACGCGCCGCTCGCGCACTTCCAGCGGCGCAGCGGTCACGATGAAGTCCGAAGGATGAATGTCCTTTGCAGCCAGCCACACGAAACCGTTGAACGGATCGGAACCGTCACCATCGATCAGGGATTGCACCTCGCGGGTGCTCCAAACCAAGATCGGATGCTCGGGAGTGCAGAGGATCGGTTCCTTATGTCCGAAGTGTGAGATGCGAAGCAGCGCTTGGTCATTCGGATTCTCGATGACGGACTCGACGACGGAGAACGAACCGTCGTGCGACAGTACACGGTCACCGTTCTTCAACGTCTCGATCGCCTTCGGCCCCTCGGGCGTGTCCACTGGAGTTCCGGCCGGGAAGCAGCTCACCGGTTCGCCGCGCTGCTTCTTACCCGAATTCAGGAAAGTCGGGGTGGCAGGCTGAAACCGGCCGTCGATGATTTCGTCGACCAACTTTTCAGCTAATGATGTGTCGCCCGAGGCCAGGGTCAGCGCCACCATGACAACCCGGTCCTCGAAGCGCTCCAGATAGCGCTTGCCGTCAAAGGTTTTCAGCGTGTAGCTGGTGTAGTACTTGAACGCGCCGAGGAACGTCGGGAACCGGAACTTCTTGGCATAGGCGCGACTGAAGAGGGTCTTGACGAAGTTGCGCGAGTACTGGTCGAGCACCTCGCGCTCGTAATAGTTCTCCTTGATCAGATAGTCGAGCTTCTCGTCCTGATCGTGGAAGAACACGGTGTTCTGGTTGACGTGCTCCAGAAAGTACTGGTGCGCTGCTTCGCGGTCCTTGTCGAACTGAATCTTGCCGTCCGCGTCGTACAGATTCAGCATCGCGTTGAGCGCGTGGTAATCCGTTTCGGCGGCAGCGGCCGACGGGGTGACTACAGGCTCTGCAGCTGTGGCGGTTGGTGACACGTCCGGTCCTTCCAAAAGTCTTCTAAGCCCACACGGACGGCTTCCACGTCGTCGGGGGTTCCCATTAGTTCGAAGCGGTAGAGATAAGGCACGCGGCACTTCGCAGATACCACATTGCCGGCGTAGGCGAATTCCTCACCAAAGTTGTTGTTGCCCGCGGCGAT is part of the Mycolicibacterium tusciae JS617 genome and encodes:
- the nrdE gene encoding class 1b ribonucleoside-diphosphate reductase subunit alpha; its protein translation is MSPTATAAEPVVTPSAAAAETDYHALNAMLNLYDADGKIQFDKDREAAHQYFLEHVNQNTVFFHDQDEKLDYLIKENYYEREVLDQYSRNFVKTLFSRAYAKKFRFPTFLGAFKYYTSYTLKTFDGKRYLERFEDRVVMVALTLASGDTSLAEKLVDEIIDGRFQPATPTFLNSGKKQRGEPVSCFPAGTPVDTPEGPKAIETLKNGDRVLSHDGSFSVVESVIENPNDQALLRISHFGHKEPILCTPEHPILVWSTREVQSLIDGDGSDPFNGFVWLAAKDIHPSDFIVTAAPLEVRERRVHDLMEHIGKGEYEEVDGLLCKVNTDLKHRNKQRHSMRFVSVNRYVEESYDLGLILGWYVAEGHISKRSGPDGPTTPNGIHFTIGTHELEYQQELAAAFKRVFAADLAVHQSASDQSVRMVCNSKAVASLFLSMVGTGYHLKRLSHEVLTADDEFQRGLLDGLFRGDGCSTTGGMVLDLVNPELIDQVQLLLRRVGIMSRVRQYTNRAGNITGQVFVPGLPGANEDFIFDVGKNLHNYVGQKGTSRKTYQVVHGRHVYGVRDVKRTHEVPEKVYNLHVEGTHTYTIRGTVVHNCFLLRIEDNMESIGRSINSALQLSKRGGGVALLLTNIREHGAPIKNIENQSSGVIPIMKLLEDSFSYANQLGARQGAGAVYLHAHHPDIYRFLDTKRENADEKIRIKTLSLGVVIPDITFELAKNNDDMYLFSPYDVERVYGLPFADISVTEKYYEMVDDARIRKTKIKAREFFQTLAELQFESGYPYIMYEDTVNRANPIDGKITHSNLCSEILQVSTPSVFNEDLTYSQVGKDISCNLGSLNIAKTMDSPDFAQSIEVAIRALTAVSDQTHIWSVPSIEQGNNDSHAIGLGQMNLHGYLARERVHYGSEEGVDFTNIYFYTVLYHALRASNRIAIERGSHFKGFEKSKYASGEFFDKYTEQVWEPKTDRVKQLFEKAGIRIPTQEDWTRLKESVQKDGIYNQNLQAVPPTGSISYINNSTSSIHPVASRIEIRKEGKIGRVYYPAPYLTNDNLEYYKDAYEIGYEKIIDTYAAATQHVDQGLSLTLFFKDTATTRDVNKAQIYAWRKGIKTLYYIRLRQMALEGTEVENCVSCML
- a CDS encoding ABC transporter ATP-binding protein, translated to MIETKALTKSFGSQRAVDGVTAEFPAASVTALLGLNGAGKTTLLRLLAGLDQPDNGTITVCRQHSDDRRLLGVHLGPDALNPGHTVRRHLSWLAALSGIGPAHIEAVLDETGLRDQRSERIARLSLGARQRLAIAGALLGEPRALLFDEPLNGLDVPGIVWFRSLLRRLASQGCTVLIATHLLGEVALTADRIALLVDGRIQTIGALDSLTPAGQDARAWLENTLLDCA